In one Gossypium hirsutum isolate 1008001.06 chromosome D09, Gossypium_hirsutum_v2.1, whole genome shotgun sequence genomic region, the following are encoded:
- the LOC107892105 gene encoding 3-oxo-Delta(4,5)-steroid 5-beta-reductase encodes MANSYQPFVALIVGATGMAGLSLAEALKSPNALGGPWKVYGSASRPIPTWFPSSLLDKYIAFDATDAGNTADTLTPISGEVTHVFWVAIQVRESEQVNVTVNATMLSNVLDVLKSGPGGNGTGSRLSHVTVQTGTQHYMVPIHNPTESGQGLEPHEPPFREDLPRLPYPNFYYALEDLLESYAPSLTYSVHRSSIIIGASSRSVYNALLTLAVYALICRYEGLPFRYPGSRYTWEHFCNMSDARVLAKQHIWAAVTPSAKNQAFNCTNGDMFTWKSLWKKLCDIFDLEFIPSVELENFDFVELMKEKSKVWDEIVEMHGLFKTKLEEITCAVALNNVLHFGFQHVCSMNKSRDYGFFGYANTLKSIPMWVERLRDMKIIP; translated from the coding sequence ATGGCCAATTCCTACCAACCGTTTGTTGCACTCATCGTCGGCGCCACCGGCATGGCGGGGTTGAGCCTAGCTGAAGCCTTGAAGAGCCCCAATGCCCTCGGCGGTCCTTGGAAAGTTTATGGCTCTGCTTCACGTCCCATACCAACTTGGTTCCCTTCCTCGCTCCTCGATAAATACATCGCTTTTGATGCCACCGACGCCGGAAACACCGCTGATACGCTCACTCCAATCTCCGGCGAAGTCACCCATGTTTTCTGGGTGGCAATCCAAGTTCGTGAAAGTGAACAAGTAAATGTTACAGTTAACGCAACTATGTTATCCAACGTTCTCGATGTTTTGAAGAGCGGCCCGGGCGGCAACGGAACCGGTTCAAGGCTCAGCCATGTCACGGTTCAGACAGGTACCCAACACTACATGGTTCCAATCCATAATCCGACGGAATCGGGCCAGGGTCTCGAACCCCATGAACCACCGTTCAGGGAGGATTTGCCCCGCTTGCCTTACCCCAACTTTTACTACGCGCTAGAAGATCTTTTAGAGTCATACGCGCCATCATTGACCTACTCTGTGCACCGCTCGTCGATCATAATAGGCGCGTCGTCGAGAAGCGTGTACAACGCGCTACTTACATTAGCAGTGTACGCATTGATATGTCGATACGAGGGTTTACCATTTCGATACCCAGGTAGCCGGTACACATGGGAGCATTTTTGCAACATGTCCGATGCACGCGTGCTCGCCAAGCAGCATATATGGGCCGCAGTGACTCCCAGTGCCAAGAACCAAGCCTTTAATTGCACTAACGGCGATATGTTCACTTGGAAAAGCTTATGGAAAAAATTGTGCGACATATTTGATCTCGAATTTATCCCTTCCGTGGAGTTGGAAAACTTTGATTTTGTTGAGCTGATGAAGGAGAAAAGCAAGGTATGGGATGAAATAGTGGAAATGCATGGATTGTTCAAGACGAAATTGGAGGAAATTACATGTGCAGTAGCTCTTAACAACGTGTTACATTTTGGGTTTCAACATGTTTGTAGTATGAATAAGAGTAGAGATTATGGGTTCTTTGGGTATGCAAATACCCTCAAAAGTATTCCCATGTGGGTTGAGAGATTGAGAGACATGAAGATTATACCTTAA
- the LOC107892998 gene encoding uncharacterized protein gives MADFKHAEDDHEGKATAKKYGGLVPKKPPLISKDHERAFFDSADWALCKQGAGVNKISRVAIETLRPKLKRTPHPQLPPRRPACTSGGDNTVP, from the exons ATGGCGGACTTCAAACATGCTGAAGACGACCACGAG GGAAAAGCAACGGCCAAGAAATATGGAGGCCTGGTGCCAAAGAAGCCGCCTTTAATCTCAaag gACCATGAACGTGCTTTCTTTGATTCCGCAGACTGGGCTCTGTGTAAG CAAGGTGCAGGAGTTAATAAAATATCAAGAGTGGCAATAGAGACTTTGAGACCAAAGCTTaag AGAACACCACACCCTCAGTTACCTCCAAGAAGACCTGCTTGCACTTCTGGTGGAGATAACACT GTGCCGTAG
- the LOC107892106 gene encoding uncharacterized protein, with translation MNPAEWWMIYGTCVPELQKLAIKVLSQTTSASNCERNWSTFSYIHTKARNRLKYKKLEKLVFTYYNMRLKMRHQQRMSTDDINVSFNPISLDYIFEDVDPLSEWLHEKENPLLDGENAGVLPVDTSDDEMDVDQSQQQILSHSSSSSTPSQSGDGPDGGGLSPIDEDDGYSGDRGEIRSSSQYGGEYEGGTTGGHFRDRSEFDGNMFPEPRRDRSEPRAPSKGKGKKHTSIGSSSGSGRRSSSSNLGYSDSSTSTQGFYPPEQPAHGYPQPYGYYPPFPNYGVPYQPQMYPPPPMYHPPPPFMYPPPQIYPPYQLNENQGENVAFFGYIFGQRPRESSQERSQSEGEGFDLPRHSTNW, from the exons ATGAATCCGG cTGAGTGGTGGATGATATATGGCACATGTGTTCCcgaattacaaaaattagcaattaaagtgCTTAGTCAAACAACTTCAGCATCAAATTGCGAACGAAATTGGAGCACATTTAGTTATATTCACACCAAGGCAAGAAATAGGTTAAagtataaaaaacttgaaaaactagTGTTTACCTATTATAATATGAGGCTTAAGATGAGGCATCAACAAAGAATGAGCactgatgatataaatgttaGTTTTAATCCTATCAGCCTTGATTATATCTTTGAAGATGTTGATCCACTATCAGAATGGCTTCATGAGAAAGAGAATCCATTGTTAGATGGTGAAAATGCCGGTGTGTTGCCTGTGGATACCTCTGAtgatgaaatggatgttgatCAATCGCAACAACAAATTTTGTCTCATTCAAGTTCTAGTTCAACTCCAAGTCAGAGTGGCGATGGACCCGATGGTGGTGGTTTAAGTCCAATTGATGAGGATGACGGATATAGTGGTGATAGAGGTGAAATTAGGTCTTCTAGTCAGTATGGAGGAGAATATGAGGGTGGTACCACTGGTGGACATTTTCGTGACAGATCAGAGTTTGATGGAAATATGTTTCCTGAACCTAGGAGAGATAGAAGTGAACCTAGAGCTCCATCAAAGGGAAAAGGCAAGAAGCATACTTCTATAGGCTCTTCATCTGGTAGTGGTAGGAGATCGAGTTCTAGTAACCTTGGGTATAGTGATTCATCTACTAGCACTCAAGGTTTTTATCCACCAGAACAACCTGCACATGGTTATCCACAACCATATGgttattatccaccatttcctaATTATGGTGTGCCATACCAGCCTCAAATGTATCCTCCTCCACCAATGTATCACCCACCTCCACCTTTCATGTATCCTCCTCCTCAAATATATCCTCCATATCAATTGAATGAAAACCAAGGTGAAAATGTTGCtttttttggatatatttttggaCAAAGGCCAAGAGAATCAAGTCAAGAACGCTCCCAAAGTGAAGGTGAAGGATTTGATCTTCCTCGTCATTCCACTAATTGGTGA
- the LOC107892719 gene encoding uncharacterized protein: MNVLKESNTKKIDKKRRKDEFLSQLTEEEDEHEGFIDEVSAIRQATRESIQSQHEWHRREEFRRSTGGWDNIYEEGRSSHGSAREHNRERTSKSIPGESEFTLRGAIPELVRSKSSKQPKVATEVGQGVKLPTPYEVSDVYLESEYQRVHDWVNVLKTHWKELGATLMCDGWTNSLNQMHIINFLVYCSKGTIFWKSVDVSSVRSRDAEFYYRLLDSVVEEIGENYIVQIVTDNEAAMKAAGKKLMLKRQHLYWTSCAAHCLDLCLEDIGKKPSVAKVLDEAKKEFKESKWGKQKSGPAYEAKKIVSGKDFWKKANDLIKVYEPLVRVLRLVDSDEKPTMGFIYEAIDRAKRAIQQNCRYFTEYEKIIDNRWNFMHSDLHSAGYFLNPQFQFGVEHSENVLIETLEGTRSVIERLEPSMDTQVRMVNQLLLFRDKHETFGTPQAQRA, encoded by the exons ATGAATGTACTAAAAGAAAGCAACAcaaaaaaaatagacaaaaagaggagaaaagatgAATTCTTATCTCAATTAACAGAAGAGGAGGATGAGCATGAGGGATTCATTGATGAGGTTTCTGCTATAAGGCAAGCAACTCGAGAAAGTATCCAATCACAACACGAGTGGCATAGAAGGGAAGAATTCAGACGAAGTACTGGTGGTTGGGATAACATTTATGAAGAAGGGCGATCTTCTCATGGATCAGCTAGAGAACATAATAGAGAAAGAACAAGTAAATCTATTCCAGGTGAGTCTGAGTTTACCTTAAGGGGAGCTATACCTGAATTGGTTAGAAGCAAAAGTTCAAAGCAACCAAAG GTGGCAACAGAAGTTGGACAAGGTGTAAAGCTCCCAACACCTTATGAGGTTTCAGATGTGTATTTGGAGTCAGAGTATCAACGAGTTCATGATTGGGTAAATGTACTAAAGACTCATTGGAAAGAATTAGGTGCAACTCTAATGTGTGATGGTTGGACCAACAGTTTGAATCAAATGCACATCATTAATTTCCTTGTTTATTGCAGTAAAGGAACCATTTTTTGGAAATCGGTAGATGTCTCAAGTGTCCGTAGTAGAGATGCTGAATTCTACTACCGTTTGTTAGATTCAGTTGTAgaagaaattggagaaaattacatTGTCCAAATAGTGACTGATAATGAGGCAGCAATGAAAGCTGCTGGAAAAAAGTTAATGTTGAAAAGACAACATCTATATTGGACCTCATGTGCAGCTCACTGTTTAGATTTATGCCTTGAAGATATTGGGAAAAAGCCCAGTGTAGCAAAAGTGTTAGATGAGGCAAAGAAA gaatttaaagaatcaaaatgggGAAAGCAAAAGTCAGGGCCTGCTTATGAAGCCAAAAAAATTGTTTCGGGaaaagatttttggaaaaaagCCAATGACCTCATAAAAGTTTATGAGCCCTTAGTAAGAGTATTGAGACTTGTGGATAGCGATGAAAAACCAACGATGGGCTTTATTTATGAGGCTATTGATAGGGCTAAACGAGCAATTCAACAAAATTGTCGATATTTCACAGAGTATGAAAAGATTATTGAcaatagatggaattttatgcATTCCGACTTGCATTCAGCTG gttattttctcaACCCTCAATTTCAATTTGGGGTGGAGCATTCTGAGAATGTATTAATAGAAACATTAGAAGGTACACGATcagtaattgaaagattagaacCTTCTATGGATACTCAAGTCAGAATGGTTAATCAG TTGTTATTATTTAGAGATAAACATGAGACATTCGGTACTCCACAAGCACAAAGAGCTTGA